The Candidatus Zymogenus saltonus region TATAATAACCGTTATAATGATGATATATTCGAAATTGTAGTTTCTTATCTAACTAATTTGGTGGAAAATCGTTTATAATTCCCTAATATTAAACGGCTTTCCGTGAAAACGGTGTGACCGTCCGGCAACGCCAACACTCCTCGACCTCATTTAGGCGGGTCACAGATCCACAGACCTGTTAAAAACCGCCAACCCCACCCACCTCCTGTAAACAGCCTTAAATAGTTTTTTACATCCGCCGTTCAATCCGTTCAATCCATTTCACGCCAAACAGTCGGGTCGGCCCAACTATCCCAAAACGTAGTCTATCTATTTCACGGCGTTGACGACATTGCCGCCGCCGGCCCTCGCCGATTCGAGGGCGTCGACGGCCCTCTTCACGAAGTCCTCGACCATATCCGAACCCCGAAGCTCCGTAACGCCCAACGACATGGTTACAAACACGTCCGGCTTTCCCCCGATGACAAACTGCACCTCGCCCACATTCTTTGCCATCCTCTCCCCCACCTCCCAGGCCCCGATGAGCTTCGTGTTCGGAAGGATAACGGCAAACAGGCTTTTTCCGTAACGGGCGGGGAGATCGCGCCCCTTTATGCTGCTCTTTATAATAACCGATATCTCCGCGAGGATTCGATCGGAGATCGACTTTCCATAGGCCTCGACGACATTGTCAAATTTATCGACGTCCGCAACTATGAGGGAAAGGGACCTGTTCATCTTCAGAGAGTCCTTTACCTCCTCCTCTATGCACTCCTCAAAGAACTCCATCGTGTAGAGGCCGGTCAGGGGATCGGTTATATCGAGCGTCCCCTTATCCTCGACATCCCTTTTCGCGTCAACGATATAGACCATCTTATCCCTTGCCGGTATACGCCTCTTGTGGATGTAATTGAGCACAACGGACGCCCCGATTACCGCCCATACGATCGATCCGACGGGGGTGAGGCTTTTCATGCCTCCATAGACGTAATCCCCTCCCTTTATCAGGTCAAGGCCCCCCAGAATAAACAGGAACAGACTCCCAGTGAAATAGAGATAATAGACTTGTCTCCTCCTCTTCATCCCTTTCAATATAAGAAAGAGCGAATAGAAAGAGACGGACAAGAAAAAGAGCGCGATTACATATTGAAAGACAACCGAGCGGTTGAGGATAAATTGCTGAGCGGCGACAACCAAGGTGAAGATCGAAAACAGGGCAAAATCTTTCTCCCTTTCGGAAAGAAAGTACAATATTATGAAGAGGAGCGCAAAGACAAGGCATATCGACGATGCGATATTAAACAACAAAAATGATGTTTCATTCATTAATAATTACTCCTATTCATCAATTTTAAAGAAATCCTTATCTATCATTTTATACAGTCCTTTGTCATGTTTCCCTGGCTCCCTGATCTCCATTACATCTAAGGTCAACAGGGTAACCCACCTCGCTTCGGACTTGAGGAGCACCTCCTCCTCGCCCACCTCTATCAAAACGCCCCTGTAGACGACGCCGTGGGCGACTATCTCCACTTCCTTCCTCAAGAAGCCTTTCAGGTCCCCCTTCATAGCTCAATCCCCGCCGAAATAAGGTATATCGAATCGCTTCGATTTCAGGATGATAAAGTACGAGTCCCCCGCCTCATCGTAGTCTATGTAGCTTGCGAGCGTATAATAGGCAATAGTGGAAAAACGGGCCGTAAGCCTCCCCCTCTTTTCCTCGCCCCTCTTGACCGCACAATACGGGACGTTTCTCTCATCTATCTCTACCGTCCTGAGGTCTATCGGCTCGTACGTATCATCGGACAATTTCCCCACAAAGCCTGTAACATCATCCCCGTCAAAGACCGGGGAGATCCTCTTTACAACGAACGGGGCGTCCTCGACCACAACCGTCGCGTAATCCCCCTCGACCGTCAGATAGTAGACCCCGTTTTCATCCCTCGCCAGGGCATCGTTAAATATCCTGAGCACCTTCGGGTGAATTATCTCGGCGCCGTTATAAAACCACTCCCCCTCCTTGTTTATGGAAATAACGTAGTTCTGTTCGACGTAGCTCTTTTCGATATCTGAGTCCATCTTCCCTTCGGTCATCTTCCTAAAACCTCTTCCTGCTGTCCACGATCAGCGTCACCGGCCCGTCGTTTATCAGCGATACGTCCATCATCGCTTGAAACACCCCCCCCGACGACTCGACCCCCCTTCCCTTCGCCTCTCCGATGAAGTACTCGTAGAGATCCTTTGCCCTCCCGGGCTCTTCCGCGTTGACAAACGACGGCCTCCTTCCCTTCCTCACATCGCCCAGGAGCGTAAACTGAGACACCACCAGAAGCTCCCCTTTGACGTCTATGAGCGACAGGTTCATCTTTAAGTCCCCGTCCTCGAATATCCTTAAATTTATGATCTTGTCCAGGAGATAATCGGCGTCACCCGCCGTATCTCCCCTCTCCACGCCGAGGAGGACCAGGAGACCCCTGCCGATCTCCCCGACCGTCTTGCCCTTAACAGTAACCTTTGCCTCCGATGTCCGCTGAATGACCGCCAGCATATTGCAGTGTTCTTATCTCCCCTGAATATTATCGGGACCTTCCCCCACCCCCCCCGGCGGAGAGGGGAGCCTCACCGGAATCTACCTTGAGGGGCGCCTCCCTGTAGGCGCGGATGAAGTCCGTGAGGATGCCGTCGACAATTCGATCGGCCTCCTTCGCCTCCCCCTCTGTCTTGAAATCCGTGGCGAGGCTCAAAAAAATCTTGAAGTAAGGGGACTGGGAGATGTTGAGTCCTCCCTTTGCCACCTCCCTCTCTATTCTGTACTCCGCCTCGGAAAAGGAGTATTTCCCGAACCTCCCGCGGCCGTTAGAGAAGGGCCACGTCTCCTTCAATCGAAAGAAATTGAGGCAGGCTTCCTTAACCGCCGGACGATCGAGCCTCCCGGGGTCTATCTCCTCCCCGATCCTGTTTGCCGTTATGGTAAAGAACTCCTTTACGAGGTCGATGTCCGTTATCACCAGTCCGTACAAATACCAGTCATCGATGACGGCGGAGACCGCCCTCACCTCCCTCTCGGTTAAAACCCTGTAGCTCGGGCATTCATGCCCGCTGCACAGCTCGGCTCCGTAGAAGGAGACGTCCCTGAGCTCTACGCCTCCGTTGTTTACGGGATGTATCATGCACCCCACCCTGTTGCCTCCGTCATCGACAAAGCCGACGAAGGGGCAGTTGTGGATCACGTCAAAGAGGACCCTCGGAGTGTCTATCTTGTCGAGCTCCCTTGCCATGATGTCCAAATCGACGCCCTCCCTACCCACTCCGCAGCCGCCCCCCGCCTTGAGGTAGGCCTCTCTCCTTTTACCCATCAGCTTGGTCAGGGTCTCTCTGGAGTTGTCCTCCCAGTTATAAAGGCCGCAGCACGCCCCGCACGACTTTTTTTCGTCGGGATGGCATAGGGAGATCAGTCCCATAAACAGTCTATACTTCCAGAAAAATAACGTCCTTTTTTTATATAACAAACAGGGAGTTATTTCAAGATAAATTTTGTTTCGAGCGAAATAGGCGGTTACTAAAATTTAATCCAAGCATTCAGGCCATAATAATAAAGATACGGGAATTCGGCATCGAAAGACAAAACCCATCCCCTTTCCACGAATACCTATCTTGAAAAACAAATTAAACGAATCAAGTATCCACAACAATCCTTTTTTCCTTGCATAATTCAGCTACTTTAAATAAAATTATATCGGAAAAGATATGATATATAATACAACATTGACTTAAAGCTTCTCCTCCATTCAAACACGAATATCATGTCGAGGTTAAAGTGAAATATGAGAGAGTTCTTCTCATAATTCAGAAGAAACGAGAAATTCTTTGCCCTGTCTACAATGACGTTAATGTGTTTAATTGATCCTCAAAAAACATCTCAATAAATATTTTTTTACTCGAAAAGAGAGAGTTGCAGACAGCTATTACTATTCAAAGGACAAAGGGTGTTCAGGATGAAAAAACCTTGGCTTAATTCCTACGACGAAGAAATTCCAAAGTCACTGGGAGAGCTGAAAAGCAGCGTAGTTGACAATCTGAGAAGATCCACCGAGGAAAATCCCAATCATGCCGCCGTTATCTTCAAGGGCAAGAAGATCACCTATCGTGACGTGGACGAGTATTCCAACTCCTTCGCCAACGCCCTTATCTCGATGGGGGTCATGCGGGGAGACAGGATAGCGATCATGCTTCCCAACCTTCCACAGACGATCATATCATACTACGGCATATTAAAGGCGGGCGGTGTTGTCGTAAACATCAACTCCGATTCATCCAAGCGTGAGATAGAGCATATAGTCACAAACTCCAGGGCAGGGATGATAATCAGCCTGAAGATCAACATCGATCGTCTGCAAAGCATCAAGGAGAGAACGGGAATCAAGCTCATCCTGACAGACTTGCGCCAGTTTTTCCCCTTCAAACGTAAAATATACAAGGAATTTCTCGCCCGCATATCGGGTTACTACCGTGATGTCAAGTTCACAGGGGATATCCTCTCCTTCTGGAGCCTCATCAGAAGGAGTCCGTCCACACCCCCAAACGTCAAGATAGATCTCGAAAACAACGCCGTCATTCAATACACCGGCGGCACAACGGGGATCTCCAAGGGGGCCGTATTGACCCACGGCAACATCTCTTCGAACGTGGAACAGGTATACCTGTGGTTTAAAAACATCATCGGGAAAAAAGACAGGGTAATCGCCGCCGCACCGTACAGTCACCTTTACGGGATGACCATGGCCCTCGACTTCCCGGTGAGGGTCGGCGCCACCATACTCGTTCTCAACCGCTTTACGGCAAAGAAGATCGTCAATCTCGCCAAGGATTTCAGTCCCACATTCTTTCCGGCCATCCCGTCGATGTACAGATCGATAATACACTACCTGTCGTTTTACAGCTACGATTTTTCATCCATCAAGCTGTCCATGTCCGCCTCGGCCCCGCTGAGCCGTGAGGTTCAAGAAAAATTTACATCAATGACGGGGATAAAGGTAATCGAGGGCTTTGGTCTCGCCGAGGCCTCTGGGCTCACCCATATCAATCCATTGGGGGGTACCGAAAGGATGGGTACAATAGGGCTTCCGCTTCCGGATACGGACGCGAGGATAGTAGACATCAATACGGGAAAGGAGCTGGACGCCGGAAATCCGGGGGAGCTGATAATAAAGGGACCGCAGTTGATGAATGCATATTGGGATATGCCCCATGAGACGCTGGATTCCTTTAAAAACGGCATGTTCTACACAGGCGATATCGCCGTCATGGATGATGAGGGCTTCTTTACCCTCGTCGACAGGAAAAAGGACATCATCTTCAGCGGAGAAAACAGGATATACCCGAGGGAGATCGAGGAGGTCCTCCTGCGCCACCACCTGATTGTCGACGCGGCGGCGGTCGGCATCCCGGACAAGCTAAAAGGGGAGGCGGTCAAGGTTTACCTGGTTCTCGAGGAGGGAAAGATCATTACCGGAGAAGATATAATCAAGTACTGTAAAAACAACCTCGCAAGTTACAAGGTGCCCGCCGAGGTGGAGTTTCTTAAGGAACTCATGAAGACGGCCGACGGCAAGATCATGAAAAAG contains the following coding sequences:
- a CDS encoding D-tyrosyl-tRNA(Tyr) deacylase; translated protein: MLAVIQRTSEAKVTVKGKTVGEIGRGLLVLLGVERGDTAGDADYLLDKIINLRIFEDGDLKMNLSLIDVKGELLVVSQFTLLGDVRKGRRPSFVNAEEPGRAKDLYEYFIGEAKGRGVESSGGVFQAMMDVSLINDGPVTLIVDSRKRF
- a CDS encoding long-chain fatty acid--CoA ligase — its product is MKKPWLNSYDEEIPKSLGELKSSVVDNLRRSTEENPNHAAVIFKGKKITYRDVDEYSNSFANALISMGVMRGDRIAIMLPNLPQTIISYYGILKAGGVVVNINSDSSKREIEHIVTNSRAGMIISLKINIDRLQSIKERTGIKLILTDLRQFFPFKRKIYKEFLARISGYYRDVKFTGDILSFWSLIRRSPSTPPNVKIDLENNAVIQYTGGTTGISKGAVLTHGNISSNVEQVYLWFKNIIGKKDRVIAAAPYSHLYGMTMALDFPVRVGATILVLNRFTAKKIVNLAKDFSPTFFPAIPSMYRSIIHYLSFYSYDFSSIKLSMSASAPLSREVQEKFTSMTGIKVIEGFGLAEASGLTHINPLGGTERMGTIGLPLPDTDARIVDINTGKELDAGNPGELIIKGPQLMNAYWDMPHETLDSFKNGMFYTGDIAVMDDEGFFTLVDRKKDIIFSGENRIYPREIEEVLLRHHLIVDAAAVGIPDKLKGEAVKVYLVLEEGKIITGEDIIKYCKNNLASYKVPAEVEFLKELMKTADGKIMKKEMTE
- a CDS encoding DUF1285 domain-containing protein, with protein sequence MTEGKMDSDIEKSYVEQNYVISINKEGEWFYNGAEIIHPKVLRIFNDALARDENGVYYLTVEGDYATVVVEDAPFVVKRISPVFDGDDVTGFVGKLSDDTYEPIDLRTVEIDERNVPYCAVKRGEEKRGRLTARFSTIAYYTLASYIDYDEAGDSYFIILKSKRFDIPYFGGD
- a CDS encoding diguanylate cyclase — translated: MNETSFLLFNIASSICLVFALLFIILYFLSEREKDFALFSIFTLVVAAQQFILNRSVVFQYVIALFFLSVSFYSLFLILKGMKRRRQVYYLYFTGSLFLFILGGLDLIKGGDYVYGGMKSLTPVGSIVWAVIGASVVLNYIHKRRIPARDKMVYIVDAKRDVEDKGTLDITDPLTGLYTMEFFEECIEEEVKDSLKMNRSLSLIVADVDKFDNVVEAYGKSISDRILAEISVIIKSSIKGRDLPARYGKSLFAVILPNTKLIGAWEVGERMAKNVGEVQFVIGGKPDVFVTMSLGVTELRGSDMVEDFVKRAVDALESARAGGGNVVNAVK